From Chryseobacterium shandongense, the proteins below share one genomic window:
- the rpsU gene encoding 30S ribosomal protein S21, which translates to MLIIPVKDGESIDRALKKYKRKFDKTGTVRQLRARQQFIKPSVTLRQARLKAAHKQRALSKEEQA; encoded by the coding sequence ATGTTAATAATTCCAGTAAAAGATGGTGAATCCATCGACAGAGCATTAAAAAAATATAAAAGAAAATTTGATAAAACAGGAACGGTTCGTCAGCTAAGAGCAAGACAACAGTTTATCAAGCCTTCTGTAACGCTAAGACAAGCAAGATTGAAAGCGGCTCACAAACAGAGAGCGCTTAGCAAAGAAGAGCAGGCTTAA
- a CDS encoding HPF/RaiA family ribosome-associated protein, producing the protein MKITVQSIGLTPHEPLESHIEKKVSKLDTFYDKIQDCKVFLKVENNSDKANKTAEIILAVPGDDIVVKKTTTTFEESLDLCVDAAKKLLIKKKEMA; encoded by the coding sequence ATGAAGATCACAGTACAATCAATTGGTTTAACTCCACACGAACCACTAGAGTCACACATCGAGAAAAAAGTAAGCAAACTGGATACGTTTTATGATAAAATTCAGGATTGCAAAGTGTTTTTAAAAGTGGAAAATAACTCGGATAAAGCTAATAAAACAGCCGAGATTATTTTAGCGGTTCCAGGGGACGATATCGTGGTAAAAAAGACAACAACAACTTTTGAAGAAAGCTTAGACCTATGCGTTGATGCTGCTAAAAAGCTACTAATCAAGAAAAAGGAAATGGCTTAA
- a CDS encoding tyrosine-type recombinase/integrase, producing MLDKFLEYLELEKRYSPHTITSYRKDLEDFYHFYLKTESSEDISKADKKIIRNFIVELSENNISKRSINRKLSSLRSFYLFLLKIGDIEVSPAENISSLKFYPEKQIPMSEQEMQNLSDQVFANVQDILEKCILEVLYQTGIRKAELCGMTFENVNLQSNEIKIVGKGNKERIIPISENLSAVLENYVQIRKPATEFKSYFFVNRKGKKLTEKFVYVVVNKYLSLITTKEKRSPHILRHSFATHVLDNGAEISKVKKILGHSSLASTQVYTNANIEQLKKVFNQAHPRASKNDEL from the coding sequence ATGCTGGACAAATTCTTAGAATATTTAGAACTCGAAAAGAGGTATTCGCCTCACACGATTACAAGTTATAGAAAAGATCTTGAAGATTTCTATCATTTTTACCTTAAAACGGAATCTTCAGAAGATATTTCAAAAGCCGACAAAAAAATCATTCGGAATTTTATTGTTGAATTGAGTGAAAATAATATCTCCAAAAGAAGTATCAACCGAAAACTTTCTTCCCTCCGTAGTTTTTATCTTTTTTTATTAAAAATCGGTGATATTGAAGTTTCTCCCGCCGAAAATATTTCTTCCCTGAAATTTTATCCCGAAAAACAGATTCCCATGTCTGAACAGGAAATGCAAAACCTCAGTGATCAGGTTTTTGCAAATGTTCAGGATATTCTTGAAAAATGTATTCTTGAGGTGCTTTATCAGACCGGTATCCGTAAAGCGGAGCTTTGTGGTATGACTTTTGAAAATGTAAACCTACAATCAAATGAAATAAAAATTGTAGGAAAAGGGAATAAAGAAAGAATCATTCCTATATCCGAAAATTTGTCGGCAGTTTTAGAAAATTACGTACAAATTCGTAAACCGGCAACAGAATTTAAATCATACTTCTTTGTCAACAGGAAAGGTAAAAAACTCACCGAAAAATTTGTTTATGTGGTGGTTAATAAGTACCTTAGTCTTATAACAACAAAGGAAAAAAGAAGTCCTCACATCCTTCGTCACAGCTTTGCTACACACGTTTTGGATAATGGGGCAGAGATTTCTAAAGTAAAAAAAATATTAGGACATTCCAGCCTTGCAAGTACTCAAGTCTATACGAATGCCAATATCGAACAATTGAAAAAAGTTTTTAATCAGGCTCATCCAAGAGCTTCAAAAAATGACGAATTATGA
- a CDS encoding helix-turn-helix domain-containing protein — protein sequence MNLNSEFSVNEFIDYLKNLDHNKQKRMLFMIEAELTIFDDFDYNTNFGVYPNYQYIAFDKVIRTSYYKNYNLPYAYLADGNLLSVPDDSMREKWNVLKDQFLTELNLDQSMFDHEYETFKFGLKLKELRQKKNISKSEFSKISGLNKQKITQVEDFGFLSKISEVNQYICKGLKMSLNLNIK from the coding sequence ATGAATTTAAATTCAGAATTCTCAGTAAATGAATTTATAGATTATCTCAAAAATTTGGATCATAATAAACAAAAGAGAATGTTATTTATGATTGAAGCAGAACTTACAATTTTTGATGATTTCGATTATAATACAAACTTTGGGGTATATCCTAACTATCAATATATTGCATTTGACAAAGTTATACGTACTTCATATTACAAAAATTATAATTTACCGTATGCTTATCTCGCTGATGGAAATCTTTTAAGTGTTCCAGATGATAGTATGAGAGAAAAATGGAATGTTTTAAAGGATCAATTTTTAACGGAATTAAATCTTGATCAGTCAATGTTTGATCATGAATATGAAACTTTCAAATTTGGTTTAAAATTAAAAGAATTAAGACAGAAGAAAAATATTTCAAAATCAGAATTTTCTAAAATATCCGGTTTAAATAAACAGAAAATCACCCAAGTTGAAGATTTTGGATTTTTATCGAAAATCTCGGAAGTGAATCAATATATATGTAAGGGATTAAAAATGAGTTTAAATTTAAACATAAAATAA
- a CDS encoding ATP-binding protein → MSLKRKIALNLSIAFSLLFGIVMAVIYMSFNDFRKDEFKERFRQRLEFTSHFIAKSKDFEEEAPVFFNENSDNILLNENILIFNDNKELIYSTIKDRNVTWDNTLLKELDEKKVIYSEKTVPEIYAALKNINGENYYILTSAYDTNGNSKLEYLKYLLITAYVMSTLLIGFFSYYFMGQFLKPLEDLNKEISEVTAHKLTTEIPVRDSNDEIDVLAKSFNTMIKRLDDVFQSQKDFTASASHEIRTPLTRMAFQLENLIKFGQHSQETLSSLQQIKRDVYQLSDLTNSLLLLTKFDKENIQSIYEEVRIDEVIFESFEAVEKSYPTLKMDFLISENTSENALLTIKGVQSLLDIVFINLFKNAAIYSDDTEVDVLITETENKTVVDVISNGNTIPKKEQPKLFEAFMRGNNSQNTSGSGLGLRIVKRILEYHGAEITYTAPGDLLNKFSVIFYK, encoded by the coding sequence ATGTCTTTAAAAAGAAAAATTGCCCTCAATCTCAGTATTGCCTTTTCATTGCTTTTCGGTATTGTGATGGCGGTGATTTATATGTCTTTTAATGATTTCAGAAAAGATGAATTCAAAGAAAGATTCCGGCAGAGACTTGAATTTACCTCTCATTTTATTGCAAAATCCAAAGACTTCGAAGAGGAGGCGCCTGTCTTTTTTAATGAAAATTCCGATAATATTCTTTTAAATGAAAATATTTTAATTTTCAACGATAATAAAGAATTAATCTACAGTACCATTAAAGACCGAAATGTAACCTGGGATAATACTTTACTTAAAGAACTTGACGAAAAAAAAGTAATCTACTCAGAGAAAACAGTTCCCGAAATTTATGCTGCCCTGAAAAATATCAACGGTGAAAACTACTACATTCTCACCAGTGCGTACGATACCAACGGAAATTCCAAACTGGAGTACCTCAAATATCTGTTGATTACAGCTTATGTGATGAGCACCCTGCTGATTGGCTTTTTCAGTTATTATTTTATGGGCCAGTTTTTAAAACCTCTGGAAGATCTCAATAAAGAAATATCAGAAGTTACGGCCCACAAACTGACAACGGAAATTCCTGTACGCGATTCCAACGATGAGATTGATGTTCTTGCGAAATCTTTCAACACCATGATCAAAAGACTGGACGATGTTTTTCAGTCACAGAAAGATTTTACGGCAAGTGCATCACACGAAATTCGTACTCCGCTTACCAGGATGGCTTTTCAGCTTGAAAATTTAATTAAGTTTGGACAGCATTCCCAGGAAACATTAAGCTCGCTTCAACAGATTAAAAGGGATGTTTATCAGTTGTCAGATCTTACCAACTCATTGCTATTGTTAACGAAATTCGACAAGGAAAATATCCAGAGTATTTACGAGGAAGTGAGAATTGATGAGGTTATTTTTGAATCTTTTGAAGCAGTGGAGAAAAGTTATCCGACATTAAAGATGGATTTTCTCATTTCCGAAAATACTTCCGAAAATGCACTGCTTACCATTAAAGGTGTGCAATCGTTACTAGATATTGTTTTCATTAATTTATTTAAAAACGCAGCCATCTATTCTGATGATACGGAAGTTGATGTTTTGATTACGGAAACGGAAAACAAGACTGTTGTTGATGTTATTTCCAACGGAAATACAATTCCGAAAAAAGAACAGCCAAAACTTTTTGAAGCTTTTATGAGGGGAAACAATTCTCAAAATACTTCAGGGTCAGGACTCGGGCTTCGGATTGTAAAGAGAATTCTGGAATATCACGGTGCGGAAATCACCTACACTGCACCCGGAGATCTGTTGAATAAATTCAGTGTTATTTTTTATAAATAG
- a CDS encoding DUF262 domain-containing protein, producing the protein MEAGKRSVREIFNRGRNLEIPFFQRSYVWQEQQWKRFLEDMVMVSETKKIYFLGSVILKQQETTSDRDSRLTVIDGQQRLTTLNIFMKVLCLLTDSDSDFTETFKKQRDKQIILLHNHNDVSSFNSVVDLKELKEFTGVSDNDQILKAYKYFVENIQSDNVLEKLNFFDIIDNILFVGIDLNLGEDEQQIFDTINSLGVKLTTAELLKNYFFDRTEIDKYNLFWRDVFEQDDDTYTYWDREITAGRIRRTVIDLFFYSFLQIKIQEKKYKVNTHDKIEFSKVENLFESYKRFIKEYHLNKDEVVKEIKEYALIFKDNFEPEIINSELSDTYGIERINAIIFGLEQSTLIPYVLYVLKNVDNEIQKNELFQFLESYIMRRMIVKATTKNYNQLFTDRLINNEILSKDNLKSILSENDNKINYIPSDEDLSKGFNESILINYQAAGIIYMIESKIRNKSKHSTKLLGMNKYSLEHLMPKKWDNKWDKLKNKNDRDFRNFKLKTIGNLAIITQSLNASIREAQWSVKRKGNSKNKGLLHYSGGIETLAPYLEYDVWNEERIQERCDDLFEHGKNIWFLQ; encoded by the coding sequence ATGGAAGCAGGAAAACGCTCAGTACGTGAGATTTTTAATAGAGGTCGTAATTTGGAAATACCTTTCTTCCAACGATCGTATGTTTGGCAAGAACAACAATGGAAACGGTTTTTAGAAGATATGGTGATGGTCTCCGAAACAAAGAAAATTTATTTCTTAGGTTCCGTAATTTTAAAACAGCAAGAAACTACATCAGATCGAGATTCCAGATTGACAGTAATTGATGGGCAGCAAAGACTTACAACACTTAACATTTTCATGAAAGTTCTGTGCTTGCTAACAGACTCTGATAGTGATTTTACGGAAACCTTTAAAAAACAAAGAGACAAGCAAATAATATTACTTCACAATCATAATGATGTTAGTTCTTTTAACTCAGTTGTTGATTTAAAAGAATTAAAGGAATTTACAGGTGTTTCCGATAATGATCAGATCTTAAAAGCGTATAAATATTTTGTGGAAAATATTCAATCGGATAATGTTTTGGAAAAACTAAATTTCTTTGACATTATTGATAATATATTATTTGTTGGGATTGACCTTAATCTCGGTGAAGATGAACAGCAAATATTTGATACAATAAACTCTTTAGGAGTAAAGCTAACTACTGCTGAATTACTTAAAAATTACTTTTTTGATCGTACTGAAATTGATAAATATAATCTATTTTGGAGAGATGTGTTTGAACAAGATGATGATACCTACACTTATTGGGATAGAGAAATAACAGCTGGTAGGATTAGAAGAACAGTAATTGATTTATTTTTTTACTCTTTTCTACAAATTAAGATTCAAGAAAAAAAATACAAAGTTAATACCCACGATAAAATAGAGTTTTCAAAGGTTGAAAATTTATTTGAATCCTATAAAAGATTTATAAAAGAATATCATCTAAACAAAGATGAAGTTGTTAAAGAGATTAAAGAATATGCTTTAATTTTTAAGGATAATTTTGAACCGGAAATCATAAATTCAGAGTTGTCCGATACTTATGGTATTGAAAGAATCAATGCTATTATATTTGGGCTAGAGCAGTCAACACTTATTCCTTATGTTCTCTATGTTCTTAAGAATGTAGATAACGAAATTCAAAAAAATGAATTATTTCAGTTCTTGGAAAGTTATATTATGAGAAGAATGATTGTCAAGGCTACCACAAAAAATTACAATCAATTGTTTACAGATCGATTGATAAATAATGAAATATTAAGCAAGGATAATTTAAAGAGTATACTTAGTGAAAACGACAATAAGATTAATTATATTCCATCTGATGAAGATTTGTCCAAAGGTTTTAATGAATCGATTTTAATAAATTATCAGGCTGCCGGTATAATCTACATGATTGAATCTAAAATTAGGAATAAATCTAAACATTCAACAAAGTTATTAGGAATGAATAAATATAGTTTAGAGCATTTAATGCCAAAAAAATGGGATAATAAATGGGATAAATTAAAAAATAAGAATGATCGTGATTTCAGAAATTTTAAACTTAAAACAATTGGAAATTTAGCAATCATCACTCAGAGTCTAAATGCTTCTATTCGCGAAGCCCAATGGTCTGTTAAGAGGAAAGGAAATTCAAAAAATAAAGGATTATTACATTATTCGGGTGGTATCGAAACCTTAGCACCATATTTAGAATATGATGTGTGGAATGAAGAACGAATTCAAGAAAGATGTGATGATCTGTTTGAACATGGTAAGAATATATGGTTTCTACAATAA
- a CDS encoding response regulator transcription factor, giving the protein MNILLLEDDLILSAELCKFLESNNFTCDKIYDGETFLRQIKNNSYDLYLLDINVPKINGLDVCQTIRSFDKNTPIIIISAYGDLSDKKDAFTRLADDYLVKPFQFEELLLRMNSLLRRKSPSENSDQEIIRVDDLIINKTEQKVFRAGNEIALTLKEFQLLVYLAEAQGRTVSKQQITEHVWEHNFNTNTNTVEVYINFLRKKIDKDFKIKLIHTRSGFGYYLNPL; this is encoded by the coding sequence ATGAATATTCTTTTATTGGAAGATGATCTTATTCTTTCGGCAGAACTGTGTAAGTTTTTAGAATCGAATAATTTTACCTGTGACAAAATTTACGACGGTGAAACCTTTCTCCGGCAAATAAAGAACAATTCATACGATTTGTATCTTCTTGATATCAATGTTCCTAAAATCAACGGACTGGATGTCTGTCAGACGATCCGATCTTTCGATAAGAATACTCCTATCATTATTATCTCGGCATACGGAGACCTTTCTGATAAAAAAGATGCCTTTACAAGACTTGCGGATGATTATCTGGTAAAACCTTTTCAGTTTGAAGAATTATTATTACGAATGAACTCTCTGCTGAGAAGAAAGTCTCCCTCCGAAAACAGTGATCAGGAAATTATAAGAGTAGATGATCTCATTATTAACAAAACCGAACAGAAAGTTTTCCGCGCAGGAAACGAGATCGCTCTCACCCTGAAAGAATTTCAGCTATTGGTTTATCTAGCAGAAGCGCAGGGAAGAACTGTTTCGAAACAACAGATTACGGAGCATGTCTGGGAGCATAATTTCAATACTAACACCAATACAGTAGAAGTTTACATTAATTTTTTAAGAAAGAAAATAGATAAAGATTTTAAAATAAAGCTTATTCATACACGCTCCGGATTCGGATATTACTTAAATCCGCTTTAA
- a CDS encoding T9SS type B sorting domain-containing protein → MIKRLLFSLLSIFSIFLSAQEDCVSAIAVCGNSNINYTPSGVGNEYETLGGCLTWGEHHSVWYKFTIATSGTLTFNLTPTGPVDYDWAIYGPNTPCSNLGFPIRCNASGAISSTGMNMTNTNVSSAGGNTNPYCMYMDVIAGETYYLYIDNWSTTVYTFNLTWGGTATFVSPFSSTNAPNPFIPPGVAGPDPNSPRVISICDSTSFDFTTLSPGIINGNTNFIVHYFSNANDAATGNNPITSPSSVTPGITYYYNINYNNPNNPGGGISDCKQTGTFIFELNSLSVYITASSTTLCPGGSITLTSSGTAGNIWSTGSTSNSIVVTTPGTYTLTATNGNCTSPPASVTITAASDPNLQINGNLVLCEGPTQLTALSIGTGNTYTWSTGATGSSISVTTPGTYTATVTTPSNCTFQKSVTVTQGVVPAVQNTSLSICSDTPTATFNLTSAQNNISTTPGVTFDYYLNQADAVAGNTNTIANPTVHSSGNAIVYVRVKSSTCSKVANLQLIVNQKPVPVITPSATVICNNGNITLTSNYPTGNTWSTGQTSQSITINTPGVYTLINNNGSCTSNAASVTISSSPNPNVQITGNLTFCEGSSTVLTASATGTGNTYSWSNGATGTTNTVTASGTYTVTVTTPLGCQYQSSATVIMDPAITINIATPAEINCTNTQVTLNASGSTNPTGSTFLWIASGGGTIVSGANTLTPVVNNAGTYTLKITSPFGCTKQSSVTVIKNITPPTITLNASSINICKGDSVVLAASGAVTYTWTGLTGNGSTQTVSPDITTTYTVTGIGSNGCPAQSTTSITVNVVPAISASLPNIEVCQGDKAVLDAGAGPNYSYSWNTGATTQTISTAIPGTYTVTVNNGSCSKVLTAVVSYIKTPEITGITYENGFLTINVKNTAGDPLEYSIDGGVTWQSYNIFKNVLRNTQYSIRVRKRGILCDTHTEYYTFLMNNTITPNSDGINDNIDFSIISKFGDFKGSIFDKYGKVVFEVSSKNPVWNGKYIGMPLPTDTYWYSLSWTDQITKQPVQLSGWILLKNRE, encoded by the coding sequence ATGATTAAAAGATTACTGTTTTCTTTGCTATCCATTTTTTCTATTTTTCTTTCTGCCCAGGAAGATTGTGTTTCGGCAATTGCGGTGTGCGGAAATTCCAATATTAATTATACACCTTCAGGAGTCGGAAATGAGTATGAAACTCTCGGCGGATGTTTAACTTGGGGGGAACATCATTCCGTTTGGTATAAATTTACCATTGCAACCAGCGGAACGCTTACCTTTAACCTCACTCCTACAGGACCTGTTGATTATGACTGGGCGATTTACGGTCCCAATACTCCATGTTCTAATCTCGGATTTCCTATACGATGTAATGCTTCCGGAGCTATTTCAAGCACAGGAATGAATATGACCAATACAAACGTAAGTTCTGCTGGTGGTAACACCAATCCCTATTGTATGTATATGGATGTTATTGCAGGGGAAACCTATTATTTATATATCGACAACTGGTCTACTACCGTTTACACGTTCAACCTGACCTGGGGCGGTACAGCCACTTTTGTTTCTCCCTTTAGCTCTACTAACGCCCCTAATCCTTTTATACCCCCTGGTGTTGCAGGGCCTGACCCGAATTCACCGAGAGTAATATCAATTTGTGACAGTACTTCTTTTGATTTTACAACCTTGTCCCCTGGAATCATCAACGGAAATACAAATTTTATAGTACATTACTTCAGCAATGCCAATGATGCGGCAACAGGAAACAACCCGATCACATCACCTTCTTCAGTGACACCCGGCATTACTTATTATTATAATATCAATTATAACAATCCTAATAATCCGGGAGGTGGCATAAGCGACTGCAAGCAGACCGGCACATTCATTTTCGAATTGAATAGTTTATCGGTATATATTACCGCCTCATCAACGACTTTATGCCCGGGTGGAAGCATTACTTTAACCTCGAGCGGAACAGCGGGAAATATATGGTCTACGGGCTCTACCAGCAATTCCATTGTAGTTACCACACCAGGAACCTACACTCTTACTGCTACAAATGGCAATTGTACGAGTCCTCCGGCGTCTGTAACAATCACTGCCGCTTCAGATCCCAATCTACAGATTAACGGAAACCTTGTGCTGTGTGAAGGTCCGACACAATTAACCGCGCTTTCCATAGGAACAGGAAATACCTATACCTGGTCTACCGGCGCTACCGGAAGCAGCATCTCAGTTACTACTCCCGGAACGTATACGGCGACTGTTACAACACCGTCCAATTGTACTTTTCAAAAGTCAGTCACAGTTACTCAGGGCGTTGTTCCGGCTGTTCAGAATACAAGTTTGAGTATCTGTTCCGACACTCCTACTGCTACTTTTAATTTAACATCAGCCCAAAACAACATTAGCACCACTCCCGGAGTGACTTTTGATTACTATCTCAATCAAGCCGATGCCGTGGCCGGAAATACAAATACGATTGCAAACCCGACAGTTCATTCTTCTGGAAATGCAATAGTTTATGTCCGGGTAAAATCCAGCACCTGTTCGAAAGTGGCCAATCTACAACTGATTGTGAATCAAAAACCGGTTCCTGTGATTACTCCTTCTGCAACAGTTATCTGTAATAATGGAAACATCACCCTCACTTCCAATTATCCCACCGGAAATACCTGGTCTACAGGTCAGACCAGTCAAAGTATCACGATAAATACTCCCGGTGTTTATACTTTAATTAACAATAATGGATCATGTACGAGCAATGCAGCTTCCGTTACTATCAGCAGCAGTCCGAATCCAAATGTTCAGATTACCGGAAACCTAACCTTTTGTGAAGGATCTTCAACAGTATTAACAGCTTCCGCAACAGGAACTGGAAATACTTATTCCTGGTCCAATGGTGCAACAGGAACCACCAATACAGTAACAGCTTCCGGAACCTATACTGTCACGGTAACCACACCTTTAGGGTGTCAGTACCAAAGTTCTGCAACGGTGATAATGGATCCCGCGATTACGATAAATATTGCAACTCCTGCTGAAATCAACTGTACCAATACACAGGTCACCCTTAATGCGTCCGGTTCAACTAATCCTACGGGCTCAACTTTTTTGTGGATCGCTTCCGGGGGCGGAACGATTGTTTCAGGAGCGAATACATTAACGCCGGTCGTGAACAATGCCGGAACGTATACCTTAAAAATAACCAGTCCGTTCGGTTGTACAAAACAGTCTTCCGTAACGGTTATAAAAAATATTACGCCTCCGACGATCACTTTAAATGCTTCATCCATCAATATCTGTAAAGGAGATTCTGTAGTGCTTGCCGCATCAGGAGCCGTAACCTACACCTGGACAGGCCTTACCGGAAACGGAAGCACCCAAACTGTGTCGCCGGATATTACCACAACGTACACAGTAACGGGAATCGGAAGCAACGGCTGCCCTGCACAGTCAACCACTTCAATTACCGTCAATGTTGTTCCTGCAATTTCAGCATCTTTACCAAATATTGAGGTATGTCAGGGAGACAAAGCTGTTCTGGATGCAGGCGCCGGCCCAAATTATTCCTACAGCTGGAATACCGGGGCAACCACTCAGACCATAAGTACTGCCATTCCGGGAACGTATACGGTGACTGTCAACAATGGATCTTGTTCCAAAGTGCTTACCGCTGTGGTTTCTTATATTAAAACTCCTGAAATCACAGGAATTACTTATGAAAATGGCTTCTTAACCATTAACGTTAAAAATACGGCAGGTGATCCTCTGGAATATTCTATTGATGGCGGCGTAACGTGGCAGTCTTACAATATTTTCAAAAATGTTTTGAGAAATACCCAGTATTCCATCAGGGTACGAAAGAGAGGTATTTTATGTGACACCCACACGGAATATTATACATTCCTAATGAACAATACAATCACGCCAAACAGCGACGGAATTAACGACAATATTGATTTCAGTATTATCAGCAAGTTCGGGGATTTCAAAGGAAGTATTTTTGACAAATACGGTAAAGTTGTTTTCGAGGTAAGTTCAAAAAACCCGGTTTGGAATGGAAAATATATCGGAATGCCTTTGCCAACCGACACCTACTGGTACAGTTTATCATGGACAGACCAGATTACCAAACAGCCTGTACAATTATCCGGCTGGATTTTATTGAAGAACAGAGAGTAG